One Mycolicibacterium parafortuitum DNA segment encodes these proteins:
- a CDS encoding SDR family NAD(P)-dependent oxidoreductase: MGNKVIVTGGAGVIGQAICRRLLQSGYVPVAADLKGAVEAVDFGRDGLEGTVPLVMDVTDRADVDSAVASTVDDGETLYGLVNCAGILRDSFLGEIDEAKLELMFQVNIAGMARVTDAVAPLLTEGSAIVNVGSLTGHFGRFRGASVYGATKAGIAAYTRYIAEELAPRAIRVNNVAPGVIRAPMSPSMARVSGGEEVSASYAMLKRIGEPEEVAEAVEFLLSPRASFITAQTLLVDGGVVAW, from the coding sequence TTGGGAAACAAAGTCATCGTGACCGGCGGGGCCGGGGTCATCGGGCAGGCGATCTGCCGCAGACTGCTGCAGAGCGGGTATGTACCGGTGGCGGCCGACCTCAAGGGCGCCGTCGAGGCCGTGGACTTCGGCCGCGACGGCCTGGAGGGCACCGTGCCCCTGGTCATGGACGTCACGGATCGCGCTGACGTCGATTCGGCGGTGGCTTCGACGGTCGACGACGGCGAGACGCTCTACGGCCTGGTCAATTGCGCTGGCATCCTGCGGGATTCGTTCCTGGGGGAGATCGACGAGGCCAAGCTCGAGCTGATGTTCCAGGTGAACATCGCCGGCATGGCCAGGGTCACCGACGCCGTGGCGCCGCTGCTGACCGAGGGCAGTGCCATCGTCAACGTCGGCAGCCTGACCGGACACTTCGGCCGGTTCCGCGGAGCGTCGGTCTACGGAGCAACCAAGGCCGGTATCGCCGCCTACACGCGTTACATCGCCGAAGAGCTTGCCCCGCGGGCGATTCGGGTCAACAACGTCGCCCCAGGGGTGATTCGCGCGCCGATGAGCCCCTCCATGGCGAGGGTGTCCGGGGGCGAGGAGGTCAGTGCGTCCTATGCGATGCTCAAGCGCATCGGTGAGCCCGAGGAGGTGGCGGAGGCCGTCGAGTTCCTGCTCTCGCCGCGTGCCTCGTTCATCACGGCACAGACCCTGCTGGTGGACGGCGGTGTGGTCGCATGGTGA
- a CDS encoding FadR/GntR family transcriptional regulator, whose protein sequence is MSAERPSALSPVRQIPAHELVVDQMRRALELGQFRPGDRLPTERELSEMLDVSRTTVRTAVAVLEREGLIAVRRGRGGGFTVQAPHVDPAEMRRELRRNKRAIRDAFDYRIVVETGATRLAATRRRAIDLADLRKLLGGMEDALNVALQEQSAQRTIEFQTLDTAFHMGIAQAAQNDRLLDAVGDARRRMWLPVGAIFGRLEPNANDFHESILEAIEERDPELAASRMEAHINDTRNTLESWLKR, encoded by the coding sequence ATGAGTGCGGAACGCCCGTCGGCGCTGAGCCCGGTCCGGCAGATCCCGGCCCACGAGCTCGTAGTCGACCAGATGCGCCGCGCGCTGGAACTGGGCCAGTTCCGGCCCGGTGACCGGCTACCCACCGAACGTGAACTCTCCGAAATGCTCGACGTGTCCCGAACCACGGTCCGCACCGCGGTCGCGGTCCTGGAACGCGAAGGGCTGATCGCGGTGCGCCGCGGCCGCGGCGGCGGGTTCACCGTGCAGGCTCCGCACGTCGACCCCGCCGAGATGCGCCGCGAGTTACGCCGCAACAAGCGGGCCATCCGCGACGCCTTCGACTACCGCATCGTGGTCGAAACCGGTGCCACCCGGCTGGCCGCCACCCGTCGCCGCGCGATCGACCTGGCCGATCTGCGCAAACTCCTCGGCGGCATGGAGGACGCCTTGAACGTCGCCCTGCAGGAGCAGTCCGCCCAGCGCACCATCGAGTTCCAGACCCTGGACACGGCCTTCCACATGGGCATCGCGCAGGCGGCCCAGAACGACCGCCTGCTCGATGCCGTCGGTGATGCCCGCCGCCGCATGTGGCTTCCGGTGGGCGCCATCTTCGGTCGTCTGGAGCCCAATGCCAACGACTTTCACGAATCGATCCTCGAGGCGATCGAGGAACGCGATCCCGAGTTGGCCGCGTCGCGGATGGAGGCTCACATCAACGACACCCGGAACACCCTGGAGAGCTGGCTCAAGCGCTGA
- a CDS encoding APC family permease encodes MALRSDPPAQVAAPESGEGHTLKRGAIGLAGVVFMVVAFSAPITAMTGNLPVAVGFGNGLGAPAGFIIATVVLSIFSVGFIALARHITAAGAFYTFVSRGWSKIPGLPAGVMSMFTYMTMEAGLIGIFSVFVDQAVSAQFGIDLPWLVYAAIGVIVIATLSHWDISVAAKVLGAVLVAEIVMLSLTATASLMHHPEGMSWESLNPVSALSTNGVAGGVVGLGLLMAFWSWVGFESTAIYGEESKNPKKIVPQATMIAVIGIGVFYTFIAWGMIVGNGPTKAVELASGATPFDLIYAPTQQYLGQWAIVVFEWLMIGGSFACALAIHNSAARYLFAFGRDGLLPRRLGEAHPKHASPYVASLAQSVFAAIVLIVCAVSGADPYAVLFVLVAILATLCLLTVQTMSSIATVVYFHVKKQHPETASWWRTLAAPIIGGAGMVYVIYLMASNMSAAAGTASETLFFKLIPYILLTLLFGSIAVALYWRKAKPELYARIGSTVFDDKPTD; translated from the coding sequence ATGGCGCTCCGTTCAGACCCACCGGCGCAGGTCGCCGCCCCCGAGTCCGGGGAGGGGCACACCCTCAAGCGGGGCGCCATCGGACTGGCAGGCGTGGTGTTCATGGTGGTGGCGTTCTCGGCGCCGATCACCGCGATGACGGGCAACCTGCCGGTGGCGGTCGGTTTCGGCAACGGGCTGGGCGCCCCGGCGGGCTTCATCATCGCCACCGTCGTGCTGAGCATCTTCAGCGTCGGATTCATCGCTCTGGCAAGGCATATCACCGCTGCCGGAGCGTTCTACACGTTCGTTTCCCGAGGCTGGTCGAAGATTCCCGGCCTGCCCGCCGGGGTGATGTCGATGTTCACCTACATGACGATGGAAGCCGGTCTCATCGGCATCTTCTCCGTCTTCGTCGACCAGGCGGTCTCCGCGCAGTTCGGTATCGACCTGCCGTGGCTGGTCTACGCGGCGATCGGCGTGATCGTCATCGCCACCCTGTCGCATTGGGACATCTCGGTGGCGGCCAAGGTGCTGGGTGCGGTGCTGGTCGCCGAGATCGTGATGCTGAGTCTGACCGCCACGGCGTCACTGATGCATCATCCGGAGGGTATGAGCTGGGAGTCGCTGAACCCGGTGAGCGCGTTGAGCACCAACGGGGTCGCCGGCGGCGTGGTGGGTCTGGGCCTGCTGATGGCGTTCTGGTCGTGGGTGGGGTTCGAATCCACCGCGATCTACGGCGAGGAATCGAAGAACCCCAAGAAGATCGTCCCGCAGGCCACCATGATCGCCGTCATCGGGATCGGCGTGTTCTACACCTTCATCGCGTGGGGCATGATCGTGGGCAACGGACCCACCAAGGCGGTCGAACTGGCCTCCGGCGCAACACCGTTCGACCTGATCTACGCACCGACCCAGCAATATCTCGGGCAGTGGGCGATCGTCGTCTTCGAGTGGCTGATGATCGGCGGTTCGTTCGCCTGCGCGCTGGCCATCCACAATTCCGCCGCCCGTTACCTGTTCGCCTTCGGGCGTGACGGGCTGCTGCCCCGTCGCCTCGGGGAGGCGCACCCCAAACACGCGTCACCGTATGTCGCGTCGCTGGCCCAGAGCGTGTTCGCCGCCATCGTCCTGATCGTGTGCGCGGTCAGCGGCGCGGACCCCTACGCCGTGTTGTTCGTGCTGGTGGCGATCCTGGCCACGCTGTGCCTGTTGACCGTGCAGACGATGTCGTCGATCGCCACGGTGGTGTACTTCCACGTCAAGAAGCAGCATCCGGAGACCGCCAGCTGGTGGCGCACCCTGGCTGCTCCGATCATCGGCGGTGCCGGGATGGTCTACGTCATCTACCTGATGGCCTCGAACATGTCCGCGGCCGCTGGAACCGCCTCGGAGACACTGTTCTTCAAGTTGATCCCGTACATCCTGCTGACACTGCTGTTCGGGTCGATCGCGGTGGCGCTGTACTGGCGCAAGGCCAAGCCGGAGCTCTACGCGCGGATCGGGTCCACCGTGTTCGACGACAAGCCCACCGACTGA
- the rfbA gene encoding glucose-1-phosphate thymidylyltransferase RfbA has translation MRGIVLAGGSGTRLYPITLGVSKQLMPVYDKPMIYYPLCTLMMAGIRDILVITTPQDAPDFRRLLGDGSAFGINLTYAVQDEPDGLAQAFVIGASHIGSESVALVLGDNIFYGPGLGTSLQRFHGVRGGAIFAYWVANPSDYGVVDFSPDGTALSLQEKPAAPASHYAVPGLYFYDHDVVEIARGLTKSARGEYEITEINQTYLEQGRLSVEVLARGTAWLDTGTFDSLLDAADFVRTIERRQGLKISVPEEVAWRLGYIDDDALEERAHTLLKSGYGAYLLELLQR, from the coding sequence ATGCGCGGCATCGTGCTGGCCGGGGGATCGGGCACCAGGCTGTATCCGATCACGCTGGGTGTCAGCAAGCAGTTGATGCCGGTGTACGACAAGCCGATGATCTACTACCCGCTCTGCACGTTGATGATGGCGGGAATCCGCGACATCCTGGTGATCACCACCCCACAGGACGCCCCGGATTTCCGCCGCCTGCTCGGCGACGGCTCGGCGTTCGGGATCAACCTGACCTACGCGGTGCAGGACGAGCCGGACGGGCTCGCGCAGGCGTTCGTGATCGGAGCGTCGCACATCGGCTCCGAATCCGTCGCACTGGTGTTGGGCGACAACATCTTCTACGGCCCCGGCCTGGGGACCAGTCTGCAGCGCTTCCACGGCGTCCGCGGCGGAGCGATCTTCGCGTACTGGGTGGCCAACCCGTCGGACTACGGTGTCGTCGACTTCTCACCCGACGGCACCGCGCTGTCGCTACAGGAGAAACCTGCCGCCCCGGCATCGCACTACGCGGTGCCCGGGCTGTACTTCTACGACCACGATGTCGTCGAGATCGCCCGCGGGCTAACGAAATCCGCGCGCGGCGAGTACGAGATCACCGAGATCAACCAGACGTATCTGGAACAGGGCCGGCTCAGCGTCGAGGTGCTGGCGCGTGGCACGGCGTGGCTGGACACCGGCACCTTCGACTCGCTGCTCGACGCCGCCGATTTCGTGCGCACCATCGAGCGGCGGCAGGGACTGAAGATCAGCGTGCCCGAAGAGGTGGCTTGGCGCCTCGGCTACATCGACGACGACGCCCTCGAAGAGCGGGCGCACACGCTGCTCAAATCCGGCTACGGAGCTTATCTGCTCGAGTTGCTGCAGCGCTGA
- a CDS encoding nuclear transport factor 2 family protein — MTTSELATVLAWHDALNDRDIDTLLSLSSEDIEIGDAHGAAQGHAALQQWAQSLDERVEPGRIYVHDGVVVAEQQIVSVTGETGAAASAFRVVHDHVTSVFRHPDLAAALAATDLDEADLSG; from the coding sequence ATGACCACATCGGAGCTGGCCACCGTCCTCGCCTGGCACGACGCGCTCAACGACCGCGACATCGACACGTTGCTGTCGCTGTCCAGCGAGGACATCGAGATCGGCGACGCCCACGGCGCCGCGCAGGGACATGCCGCGCTGCAGCAGTGGGCGCAGTCGCTCGACGAGCGGGTCGAACCCGGCCGCATCTACGTCCACGACGGGGTCGTGGTCGCCGAACAGCAGATCGTCTCCGTCACCGGCGAGACCGGCGCCGCGGCATCGGCGTTCCGGGTGGTGCACGACCACGTCACCTCGGTGTTCCGCCACCCCGACCTGGCGGCCGCGCTGGCCGCCACCGACCTCGACGAAGCGGATCTGTCCGGCTGA
- a CDS encoding maleylpyruvate isomerase family mycothiol-dependent enzyme, whose amino-acid sequence MDFRAALLEQTRAFGDLIRSADPATPVPTCGEWTLKQLFRHVGRGNRWAAQIVSERRTDPLDPRDVRDGRPPEDPDAAIDWFVGSAQAMIDAVDRARPDTKVWTFVGPRPSGWWLRRRLHEVLVHHADAALALGADFEPPPDLAADSISEWIELAASSRHATPPLDRHNSIHLHATDDKLGPTGEWTIVHDEDGIWWSHNHGKGSVALRGPATGLLLALTRRTPADTAGLEVFGDAEVWDAWLERTPF is encoded by the coding sequence GTGGACTTCCGAGCAGCACTGCTCGAGCAGACTCGAGCCTTCGGTGACCTGATCCGATCGGCAGACCCGGCCACGCCGGTGCCCACCTGCGGGGAGTGGACCCTCAAACAGCTGTTCCGGCACGTCGGCCGCGGAAACCGTTGGGCCGCACAGATCGTCAGCGAGCGGCGGACCGATCCGCTGGACCCCCGCGACGTGCGCGACGGCAGACCGCCCGAGGACCCGGACGCGGCGATCGACTGGTTCGTCGGCAGCGCGCAGGCGATGATCGACGCCGTGGACCGGGCCCGCCCCGACACCAAGGTGTGGACGTTCGTCGGGCCGCGCCCGAGCGGGTGGTGGCTGCGCAGGCGCCTGCACGAGGTCCTGGTGCACCACGCCGACGCCGCGCTGGCGCTGGGCGCCGACTTCGAGCCGCCGCCCGACCTGGCCGCCGACAGCATCAGCGAATGGATCGAACTGGCTGCCAGTAGCCGGCATGCCACGCCCCCGCTGGACCGGCACAACTCCATCCACCTGCACGCCACCGACGACAAGCTCGGCCCGACCGGGGAGTGGACCATCGTGCACGACGAGGACGGCATCTGGTGGTCCCACAACCACGGCAAGGGCAGCGTCGCGCTGCGGGGACCCGCGACCGGACTGCTGCTGGCCCTGACACGCCGCACGCCCGCGGACACGGCCGGGCTGGAGGTGTTCGGTGACGCCGAGGTGTGGGACGCGTGGCTGGAGCGCACCCCGTTCTAG
- a CDS encoding cytochrome P450, with product MAANSLRQRIRWVALHGVIRGLAKFTARRSGDPQARLIADPAVRADPGAFADEVRSLGRVVRCRVVLVTVDHQAANEILRSDDFRVSSLGGGLPKPLQWVNQKTHSGLLHPIEPPSLLSIEPPDHTRCRKLVSSVFTTRAVNGLRDRVQLTADRLLDDLERESGVVDIVERYCSQLPVAVISDILGVPERDREQILRFGELGAPSLDIGLSWRQFQQVEKGLVGFNAWLRDHMEELRRNPGDDLMSQLIQASADADDAGRLSERELQATAGLVLAAGFETTVNLLGNGIRMLLDDRGHLDTLAERPELWPNAVEEILRLDSPVQMSARYARRPVEVAGTPIERGELVIVHLAGANRDPQVFTDPHRFDIERDNAGRHLSFSGGRHFCLGAALARAEGEVGLRTFFERYPDARLAGSGQRRDTRVLRGWSTLPITLGTARAALGS from the coding sequence ATGGCGGCCAATTCTCTGCGGCAACGTATCCGGTGGGTGGCGCTGCACGGCGTCATCCGCGGGCTGGCGAAGTTCACCGCCCGGCGCAGCGGAGATCCGCAGGCCCGGCTGATCGCCGATCCGGCCGTGCGTGCCGACCCTGGCGCGTTCGCCGACGAGGTCCGCAGCCTCGGCCGCGTGGTGAGGTGCCGTGTGGTGCTGGTGACCGTCGACCACCAGGCGGCCAACGAGATCCTCCGCTCGGACGACTTCCGGGTGTCCTCGCTCGGCGGCGGTCTGCCCAAACCGCTGCAGTGGGTCAACCAAAAGACCCATTCCGGGCTGCTGCACCCGATCGAACCGCCGTCGCTGCTGTCGATCGAGCCGCCCGACCACACCCGCTGCCGCAAGCTGGTGTCCTCGGTGTTCACCACCCGCGCGGTCAACGGGCTACGCGACCGGGTCCAGCTGACCGCCGACCGACTTCTCGACGATCTCGAACGCGAATCCGGCGTGGTCGACATCGTCGAGCGCTACTGCTCGCAACTGCCCGTCGCGGTGATCAGCGACATCCTCGGCGTACCCGAACGCGACCGCGAACAGATCCTGCGGTTCGGTGAACTGGGTGCGCCCAGCCTCGACATCGGATTGTCCTGGCGGCAGTTCCAGCAGGTGGAGAAGGGCCTGGTCGGTTTCAACGCGTGGCTTCGCGACCACATGGAGGAGCTGCGCCGCAACCCCGGCGACGACCTGATGAGCCAGCTGATCCAGGCCAGCGCCGACGCCGACGACGCCGGCCGGCTCTCCGAGCGGGAACTGCAGGCCACCGCCGGGCTGGTGCTGGCCGCCGGCTTCGAAACCACTGTGAACTTGCTGGGCAACGGGATTCGGATGCTGCTCGACGACCGCGGGCACCTGGACACACTCGCCGAACGGCCCGAGCTGTGGCCGAACGCCGTCGAGGAGATCCTGCGGCTGGATTCGCCGGTGCAGATGAGCGCGCGCTACGCCCGCCGCCCCGTCGAGGTCGCCGGAACGCCGATCGAACGCGGTGAGCTGGTGATCGTGCACCTCGCCGGGGCCAACCGCGACCCGCAGGTGTTCACCGATCCGCACCGGTTCGACATCGAACGCGACAACGCGGGCAGGCACCTGTCCTTCTCCGGCGGCAGGCACTTCTGTCTCGGTGCCGCGCTGGCCAGGGCCGAGGGCGAGGTCGGGTTGCGCACGTTCTTCGAGCGGTATCCCGACGCCCGGCTGGCCGGATCGGGGCAGCGCCGCGACACCAGAGTCTTACGGGGATGGTCAACCTTGCCGATCACACTCGGTACCGCCCGCGCCGCGCTAGGTTCGTAG
- a CDS encoding DUF1330 domain-containing protein, translated as MSVYALNLFDVADRDEYLAYSKRSPAEVAKHGGRVVALGRFRESVTGDIAPRTVLILVEWESKDAFDGYCNDPELAELHAHRENGSSSYVWHLFDRLDDLRPLLKVN; from the coding sequence ATGTCCGTCTACGCGCTGAACCTGTTCGACGTCGCCGACCGCGACGAGTACCTGGCCTACTCAAAACGCTCACCCGCCGAGGTCGCCAAGCACGGCGGACGCGTCGTCGCGCTGGGGCGGTTCCGCGAATCGGTCACCGGCGACATCGCGCCGCGCACCGTGCTGATCCTGGTCGAGTGGGAATCGAAGGACGCGTTCGACGGGTACTGCAACGACCCCGAACTGGCCGAACTGCACGCGCACCGGGAGAACGGCTCGTCGTCCTACGTCTGGCACCTGTTCGACCGGTTGGACGACCTGCGGCCCCTGCTTAAGGTGAACTGA
- a CDS encoding UDP-glucose dehydrogenase family protein, which yields MRCTVFGTGYLGATHAAGMAELGHQVIGVDTDAGKVAKLAAGEVPFYEPGLPDMLRRNIEAGRLRFTTDYAEAAEFADVHFLGVGTPQKKGDFSADLRHVHEAVDTLVPLLRRPAVIVGKSTVPVGTAADLVERAAGLAADGVTVEVAWNPEFLREGLAVQDTLHPDRIVLGVQKGSRVAEKVLRELYAPLLADGVPFLVADLQTAELVKVAANAFLATKISFINAIAEVCEAADADVTLLADALGYDDRIGRRFLTAGLGFGGGCLPKDIRAFMARAGELGANQALTFLREVDSINMRRRTRMVELATTACGGSLLGANIAVLGAAFKPESDDVRDSPALNVAGLLQLHGATVNVYDPKATENSRRLFPTLNYSTTASEACERADAVLVLTEWSEFVGMDPGELAATVRAKVIVDGRNCLDIDRWRDAGWQVHALGRNLGPAEVGG from the coding sequence ATGCGTTGCACCGTCTTCGGAACCGGCTACCTCGGCGCCACCCACGCCGCCGGGATGGCCGAACTCGGCCACCAGGTCATCGGGGTCGACACCGACGCGGGCAAGGTGGCCAAACTGGCCGCCGGTGAGGTCCCGTTCTACGAGCCGGGGCTCCCGGACATGCTGCGGCGCAACATCGAAGCGGGCCGGTTGCGCTTCACCACCGACTATGCCGAGGCGGCCGAATTCGCCGACGTGCATTTCCTCGGCGTCGGGACGCCGCAGAAGAAGGGCGACTTCAGCGCCGATCTGCGGCACGTGCACGAAGCCGTCGACACCCTGGTCCCGCTGCTGCGCAGACCTGCGGTGATCGTCGGCAAGTCGACCGTGCCGGTGGGCACCGCCGCAGACCTGGTCGAGCGGGCCGCGGGCCTCGCTGCGGACGGCGTCACCGTCGAGGTGGCGTGGAATCCGGAGTTCCTGCGCGAAGGGCTCGCCGTCCAGGACACCCTGCACCCCGACCGCATTGTGCTTGGGGTGCAGAAGGGTTCCCGGGTCGCCGAGAAGGTGCTCCGGGAGCTGTACGCGCCGTTGCTGGCCGACGGCGTCCCGTTCCTGGTCGCCGACCTGCAGACCGCCGAGCTCGTCAAGGTCGCGGCGAACGCGTTCCTGGCCACCAAGATCTCGTTCATCAACGCGATCGCCGAGGTGTGCGAGGCCGCCGACGCCGACGTCACGCTGCTGGCCGACGCACTGGGCTACGACGACCGCATCGGCCGCCGATTCCTCACCGCGGGACTGGGATTCGGTGGCGGCTGCCTCCCCAAGGACATCCGGGCGTTCATGGCCCGCGCAGGCGAGCTCGGCGCGAACCAGGCGCTGACCTTCCTGCGCGAGGTCGACAGCATCAACATGCGCCGCCGCACCCGGATGGTCGAACTGGCCACCACCGCCTGCGGCGGATCGCTGCTCGGCGCCAACATCGCGGTCCTGGGCGCGGCGTTCAAACCTGAATCCGACGACGTCCGCGACTCACCCGCACTCAACGTCGCCGGCCTGCTGCAACTACACGGCGCGACCGTCAACGTCTACGACCCCAAAGCGACGGAGAACTCCCGCAGGCTGTTCCCGACGCTGAACTACTCCACCACCGCCTCGGAGGCGTGCGAACGCGCCGACGCGGTGCTGGTGCTCACCGAATGGAGCGAGTTCGTCGGGATGGACCCCGGTGAGCTGGCCGCCACCGTCCGGGCCAAAGTGATTGTCGACGGCCGCAATTGCCTCGACATCGACCGATGGCGCGATGCGGGCTGGCAGGTCCACGCACTCGGCCGTAACCTCGGGCCCGCGGAGGTGGGCGGGTAG
- a CDS encoding DUF7159 family protein: MDIVLGVSMTPTTVRMVLVEGEKADGVTVDHDTFEVGTDDGSANAAQHVVSAVLGTKESAETGGHHLKSIGVAWSDHNEATALRDALAAAGIDDVMLVAESHAASSLAQAVGRAVGYDTTALLFVDRDTATLSVVRTDDGSVVKVLSRTLHSADAMAVFTELAAAAAAQDSPPQGIFIVGSGVDVSAVKAHLDHHVELPVHAPEDADLALARGAALASASAPAFEATTVGLAYSQDPDGPTAGSLVAGLAGVDTPLGAETVDEFAPTELRPVDDERKPFLLVGSALTSLFVVGVVALVISLAITIRPTADQRPSPAQAAIVPSTQAPAPDPAPAEQQAATVPPPPSTAETIKPPVPVAQEAPQQAPRTVYVEQAPAPAPAAAPAPAPAAPAPAPAPVPAAPPVVAPVVLPPPVVVLPRPQWNSPRWTWPNQRPDEPDLDDQTPWQPQKPPTTRPPVTQIPQVPQIPQVPQVPQVPKTPQWPSGPQWPGAGSGSGAGSGSGSSGRGDSGSSRGDSSSGRGGSSRGSGVPGDINGDGCFLVFCAPGR; the protein is encoded by the coding sequence GTGGACATCGTATTAGGTGTGTCGATGACACCTACCACGGTGCGCATGGTGCTGGTCGAGGGCGAGAAAGCCGACGGGGTCACCGTCGACCACGACACCTTCGAGGTCGGCACCGACGACGGTTCGGCAAACGCCGCGCAGCACGTCGTCTCGGCGGTGCTCGGTACCAAGGAGAGCGCGGAGACCGGCGGGCACCACCTCAAATCCATCGGTGTCGCATGGAGCGACCACAACGAGGCCACCGCACTGCGCGACGCGCTGGCCGCGGCCGGCATCGACGACGTCATGCTCGTGGCCGAAAGCCACGCCGCGTCCTCGCTGGCGCAGGCCGTCGGCCGCGCGGTCGGGTACGACACCACCGCTCTGCTGTTCGTCGACCGCGACACCGCGACGCTCTCGGTGGTGCGGACCGACGACGGTTCCGTGGTCAAGGTGCTCAGCCGGACCCTGCACAGCGCCGACGCGATGGCGGTGTTCACCGAGCTGGCCGCCGCAGCCGCTGCACAGGACTCCCCGCCGCAGGGCATCTTCATCGTCGGCTCCGGCGTGGACGTCAGCGCGGTCAAAGCCCATCTCGACCACCACGTCGAACTCCCGGTCCATGCTCCAGAGGACGCCGACCTGGCGCTGGCCCGCGGCGCCGCCCTCGCGTCGGCGTCGGCGCCGGCGTTCGAAGCCACCACGGTCGGGCTGGCGTACTCCCAGGATCCCGACGGCCCGACGGCCGGCTCGCTGGTCGCCGGGCTCGCCGGCGTGGACACCCCGCTGGGCGCCGAGACGGTCGACGAGTTCGCCCCGACCGAGCTGCGGCCCGTCGACGACGAACGAAAACCGTTCCTGCTCGTGGGCAGTGCGCTGACCTCGTTGTTCGTCGTCGGCGTTGTGGCCCTTGTGATCTCGCTGGCCATCACGATCCGACCGACCGCCGACCAGCGGCCCAGCCCGGCCCAGGCCGCGATCGTGCCCAGCACCCAGGCGCCCGCTCCGGACCCGGCCCCCGCCGAGCAGCAGGCCGCCACCGTGCCGCCCCCGCCGTCGACCGCGGAGACGATCAAGCCACCGGTGCCGGTCGCGCAAGAGGCGCCACAGCAGGCGCCGCGCACCGTCTACGTCGAACAGGCGCCCGCACCCGCGCCGGCCGCGGCTCCGGCTCCCGCCCCGGCGGCACCCGCGCCCGCCCCGGCTCCGGTACCCGCGGCGCCTCCGGTGGTCGCGCCGGTTGTCCTGCCGCCTCCGGTGGTGGTGCTGCCCCGGCCGCAATGGAACTCACCGCGGTGGACCTGGCCCAACCAGCGTCCCGACGAACCGGACCTGGACGACCAGACTCCGTGGCAGCCGCAGAAGCCGCCCACCACCAGGCCCCCGGTGACCCAGATTCCGCAGGTGCCCCAGATACCGCAGGTGCCTCAGGTTCCGCAGGTCCCGAAGACGCCGCAGTGGCCGTCCGGCCCGCAGTGGCCCGGCGCCGGCTCCGGGTCGGGCGCCGGTTCCGGGTCGGGCAGCAGCGGCCGCGGTGACAGCGGCAGCAGCCGCGGTGACAGCAGCAGCGGCCGGGGCGGCAGCAGCCGGGGCAGCGGTGTTCCCGGTGACATCAACGGCGACGGTTGCTTCCTGGTGTTCTGCGCACCCGGGCGTTAG
- the dcd gene encoding dCTP deaminase has translation MLLSDRDIRAEIDAGRLGIEPFDDSLIQPSSVDVRLDSLFRVFNNTRYTHIDPAQRQDDLTSLVEPKEGEPFVLHPGEFVLGATLERCTLPDDLAGRLEGKSSLGRLGLLTHSTAGFIDPGFTGHITLELSNVANLPITLWPGMKIGQLCLLRLTSPAQHPYGSSQVGSKYQGQRGPTPSKSYQNFVKTN, from the coding sequence GTGCTGCTCTCCGACCGCGACATCCGGGCCGAGATCGATGCCGGAAGGCTCGGCATCGAACCGTTCGACGACAGCCTGATCCAGCCTTCGAGCGTGGACGTCCGCCTCGACAGCCTCTTCCGTGTCTTCAACAACACCCGTTACACGCACATCGATCCCGCGCAGCGTCAGGACGACCTGACCAGCCTGGTCGAGCCCAAGGAGGGCGAGCCGTTCGTTCTGCACCCGGGCGAGTTCGTGCTCGGCGCGACCCTGGAACGCTGCACGCTGCCCGACGACCTCGCGGGCCGTCTGGAGGGGAAGTCCTCACTGGGTCGGCTGGGGCTGCTCACCCATTCGACAGCCGGCTTCATCGACCCCGGGTTCACCGGCCACATCACCCTCGAGCTGTCCAACGTGGCGAACCTGCCGATCACGTTGTGGCCGGGCATGAAGATCGGCCAGCTGTGCCTGCTGCGCCTGACCAGTCCCGCGCAACACCCCTACGGCAGCAGCCAGGTCGGCTCGAAGTATCAGGGCCAGCGCGGCCCCACCCCGTCGAAGTCGTATCAGAACTTCGTCAAGACCAACTGA